A single genomic interval of Juglans regia cultivar Chandler chromosome 1, Walnut 2.0, whole genome shotgun sequence harbors:
- the LOC109019268 gene encoding putative pentatricopeptide repeat-containing protein At4g17915, giving the protein MSFRLSTRLLNICIASFCKTKQLERAEVVIIDGIRLGVLPDVVTYNTLIDAYCRIISLDAAYSILHRMREAGISPDVITYNCLLAGASRKCLLPRSLDIFEEMLRVGIPPDVWSYNTLMHCFFKSGKPDEAYRVFRDIILSNRSPCPATFNIMINGLCKNGYTDNALGLFRNLQRHKFVPHLVTYNILIDGLCKAGRLGAARRILKELGDSGHQPNAITYTTVMKCCFKSRQFEQGLEILSEMKNKGYTFDGFAYCTVISALVKNGKIKDANDYMEQMVKNGIELDLVSYNTLINLYCKGGKLEEAFKLVDEIEKGGLDCDKYTHTIIIDGLCKAGNIEGAQRHLSYINTLGCDSNLVACNCMIDGLCKAGLVDGAMKMFESMEIRDSFTYTSVVHNLCKAGRFRCASKLLLTCIKGGMKILKSTQRAVLDGLCYSGFTSEARKLRSKLQLARLFH; this is encoded by the coding sequence ATGAGTTTCAGATTGTCTACTAGGTTGTTGAATATATGCATAGCTTCATTTTGTAAAACTAAGCAACTGGAAAGAGCTGAGGTGGTTATAATTGATGGTATAAGATTAGGGGTACTTCCGGATGTGGTAACTTACAATACACTGATTGATGCATATTGTAGAATTATCAGCCTTGATGCAGCTTATTCAATTCTTCATAGAATGAGAGAAGCTGGGATAAGTCCAGATGTTATTACATACAATTGTTTGCTAGCTGGTGCTTCCAGGAAGTGCTTGTTACCACGATCCTTGGATATATTTGAAGAAATGCTTCGAGTGGGTATACCTCCTGATGTATGGAGTTACAACACTTTGATGCATTGCTTCTTTAAATCAGGAAAACCGGATGAAGCTTATAGGGTTTTCCGAGATATTATACTTAGCAATCGTTCTCCCTGTCCTGCTACATTTAATATTATGATCAACGGTCTTTGTAAAAATGGTTACACAGATAATGCCCTTGGATTATTTAGGAATTTACAGCGTCATAAGTTTGTTCCCCATTTAGTGacttataatattctaattgaTGGGCTTTGCAAGGCAGGCAGATTAGGGGCAGCAAGGAGGATCCTCAAGGAGCTGGGGGACTCGGGTCATCAACCAAATGCCATAACCTACACTACAGTTATGAAATGCTGCTTTAAATCTAGGCAGTTTGAACAAGGGCTTGAGATCTTATCAGAGATGAAGAATAAAGGCTACACATTTGATGGCTTTGCATACTGCACTGTCATCAGTGCGTTAGTTAAGAATGGTAAGATAAAAGATGCAAATGATTACATGGAGCAGATGGTCAAGAATGGCATTGAGCTTGATTTAGTGTCTTATAACACCCTAATTAATCTGTATTGTAAAGGAGGTAAGTTGGAAGAAGCCTTTAAGTTGGTAGATGAGATAGAGAAAGGAGGTTTGGATTGTGACAAGTACACCCACACAATTATAATTGATGGATTGTGCAAGGCTGGCAATATTGAAGGGGCTCAACGACATTTGAGTTATATCAATACTTTGGGCTGTGATTCAAACTTGGTTGCATGTAATTGTATGATTGATGGGTTGTGTAAAGCTGGTCTTGTTGATGGTGCGATGAAAATGTTTGAATCTATGGAGATTAGGGATTCTTTTACGTACACCTCAGTGGTGCACAATCTTTGTAAGGCAGGGAGGTTCCGTTGTGCATCCAAGCTTTTGCTGACTTGCATAAAAGGCGGCATGAAAATTCTCAAGTCTACCCAACGTGCTGTCCTTGATGGTCTTTGTTATTCAGGGTTTACAAGTGAAGCCAGGAAGCTTCGCTCAAAACTTCAATTGGCTCGTCTATttcattaa
- the LOC109019064 gene encoding protein FAR-RED IMPAIRED RESPONSE 1-like, with product MYWVPVYLKNTFWAGMSTTQRSESMNAFFDGYVHSRTTLKEFVDQFNNALRKKVENEMAADFHSFNCTVPCISHLPVEKKLQPVYTNSKFKEVESEVMGIIYSHCVVIKTEGAITTYQVNDQRVVEDGIKKSTLQAYFNEDECEAKCMCGLFEMRGIICRHILSIFAARDVQVFPEKYIMERWRKDIKRRYGLIRSSYDDLSGKPAASRYSGLIKLCYQVTTNACENEDNSLDMTQKLKAMNDIYTKSKPQATVASTHASIDAETGSSKKVLSPRVVRGKGRPPSKRRQPTIEKLQTKNKKASGKRQRKNPQSRMEDVLNPTESVILHDTPEAVVSQLPGTQQSVISQVNFACPGSLDD from the exons ATGTATTGGGTTCCCGTATACctgaaaaatacattttgggctGGGATGAGCACAACTCAGAggagtgagagcatgaatgcctttTTTGATGGATATGTACATTCAAGGACTACGTTGAAAGAATTCGTTGATCAATTCAACAATGCACTGAGGAAGaaagtagagaatgagatggCAGCGGATTTCCACTCATTCAATTGCACAGTCCCTTGTATATCTCATTTACCCGTGGAGAAAAAATTACAACCTGTGTACacgaattctaaatttaaagaagtGGAGTCAGAAGTAATGGGGATTATCTACTCTCATTGTGTTGTCATAAAAACAGAAGGGGCAATTACCACGTATCAAGTTAATGACCAAAGGGTAGTTGAAGACGGCATCAAGAAGTCAACTTTGCAGGCGTACTTCAATGAAGATGAGTGTGAGGCCAAGTGCATGTGTGGACTATTTGAGATGAGAGGGATTATATGTAGGCacattctttcaatttttgcCGCAAGGGATGTCCAAGTGTTTCCAGAAAAGTACATTATGGAGAGGTGGAGGAAGGACATTAAACGTAGATATGGTCTCATTCGAAGTAGTTACGATGACTTGAGTGGTAAACCAGCTGCTAGTCGATACTCTGgtttgataaaattatgttacCAAGTAACTACAAATGCATGTGAAAACGAAGATAATTCTCTGGACATGACACAGAAGTTGAAGGCAATGAATGACATTTACACTAAATCGAAGCCCCAGGCCACAGTTGCAAGCACTCATGCTTCCATTGATGCCGAAACTGGAAGTTCGAAGAAAGTGTTGAGCCCTCGTGTTGTCAGAGGCAAGGGCAGGCCCCCATCAAAGAGGAGACAACCTACAATAGAGAAGttacaaaccaaaaataaaaaagctagtGGCAAGCGACAAAGAAAGAAT CCCCAATCACGGATGGAAGACGTATTAAACCCCACAGAATCGGTAATATTGCACGACACACCAGAAGCTGTTGTTTCGCAGTTGCCTGGTACACAACAAAGTGTTATTTCTCAG GTGAACTTCGCATGCCCTGGCTCTCTCGATGATTGA